The DNA sequence aggatcactgagagttcaaggccaccctgagattaaaaacacctgagtctatggggaacatatattcacattcagcCATCACATCATaagaccagcacttgggagatagacaGAGGTGTCAGGAATTCATTGTTATCCTTGGTTATATATATCctagttcagggtcagcctgggctatataagtcccagtttcaaaaaacaaaaattactttaaaCCTCCCATTGATAGGACCTGTGAGACCTGTTCCTGCCGGTCAGTCTCACAAGGTCAGATCATGAAACCCACCAGAGCCCCAAGACATCAGGAAAATGCTCTGAATGAGAGAAGGACCCTAAGTACCTCATTACTATCACTTCAGCAAGCTTATCCTCTGCTCTACCTGTCCCCAGGAAGATCAAGCTCTCAACCCACATCAGTTGGGTGTCCTACCAACCAGAGCCCTGTTGCTGTGATGTGTATTTGGAAGATGCTCCCAACCCTAGTGGggaagatggggggaggggaagagagggcacTCTAGGACAGCTCAGTTCATCAGTCTCAGAGGTACAAGAAAATAAAGTCACTTTATTATTTTCATCTTATCTGCCAAGGTGGCCTGCTGAGTGAGTGAAGTGAGCAGCTGGCCCCAGCTAAAGGCCTGGGGGTCCTCTACTTGGCCTGGACTGTCTCCTCCAGTCTGTCCAAGCGCTTCTGTAGGTCCTGCACTGTGGCCTGCAGCTTCCTCATTTCTTCCTCCAGCCGGGACATAGTCTCCTGGGGGACCCAGCAGTGCATTGAGCCCAGCTTCTCATGAATTCCCTTCCCAAGGATCCCTAAGCTTGAGGCCTTCAGTTTCCACATCCACTACCAGGTTTGCTGCATGCTTGTAGGTCTGAGCCTTGTTTTCTAAGGCCTCAGGATTGCCCACTCCAGAGCCCCTAAGGATTCCCCCACATTGTTAGCTTCCTCTGGGATATCAAGCACATCCATACAGCCTTCCCCTTCCCCAGCTCCCCACCCGCCTCACCGAGCTGGGAGGGCCACTGGCCTCCGCTGTAGCCCTCTTGCGCGTACTGTCCAGGCCCCGGTTGACCCGCAGCTCTCGGCTCTTTGGGGGCACATAGCCATCCTTGAGGGAGATGAGAAGGGGCCCCGCATCCTGACCCCCCAGCCACTCCTCAGCGGTGAGGGCTGGGTCAGGCCCTGCGGTAGGTGGGTACAGGTCCTCCTGGAACAGGTCCGACTGTGGGCAAGGCCAAGGCTGGTCAGGAGAGTGTTTATGCTGCTGTCCCACCCTATGAGTCCCTGAGGTCAGTGCCTGGCCCAGTGCCCTGGGAGGAGCATAGGAGCATCACCTTTCTAGGCACTGTCATAGCGATGGGCTCACACCTCCTCTCGTGCAGCTTGTAGAATCTGTGGGATAGGAAGATGAGTGGCACTGCAGCATGGCTGGGGGGGGGTGTAGGTCTGGTCAGGGTCAGAGGTCAGTCACCTGGCAATCTCACACTTGTTCACCTCCAGGCCACGTTTGGGCATATAGCCCATGCCACGCTGTGACTCCTTCGAACTGAACATGGAGAGATAGTGCAGAAATGGAGCCTCTGAGGTGATCTCAAAGTACCGAATGGAGCTGTCACCCTGCAGTTGGTGGGGGCAAGGGAGGGTCAGCACCAGCAGAGGCTGCCAGCCCCAGCCCCCCGCCCACCTCCCCACCCAGTCCTGCCTGAAGGAGCCACCTTGCCACAGAGGTAGACGATGTTGGTGTCAGGATCAAAGAAAGGCAGCAGGACTCCACTGCTCGTGTCCAGCTCCTGCAGGGACAGTGGCTCCTCCAGGTGCTTCTGCAGAGAAGGTGAGAAGTAGCCATGGGCCAGACCGCATCAGGCCACCAGTGATCCTCGGTGCAGTTACCAGGTGAGGAGCCTCAGACCACGCAGTGGAAACTCCTCAtctcacagacagacagactgaggcCACAGCCATTTCTTATGACAGGAACTAAACGTGCAGTCTTCACTCCCAGCCCAGGAGCCGGTTCCCATCTCAGCACTTACTGTGTCCCACAGCGCCACCTGTCGCTCACTCATGCGGCTGAAGCCCGTGGTCAGGATCTTTCCTTCAGATACAAACACAGCATGCACTGGCCGGGTCCCCTCATGGGGTCGGTCCTTCTCCTGAGAGGAAGAGAAGGCCATAGGCGAGTCCTCCGGCAGACTCTCCCCAAGAGACCAGACCTCAGGCGGAAGCAAGGGAGGGCAACACCCAAGGGTCTGGTGGATACTGGGTTGGAGGACAATGGACCTAGAATGGACAGACCGGGGTCCTGTCAACTCACAGCCACAATGGTGCCTTTGCGAGGCTCGATGACGCGCACACGCTTGTCGCGGCAGGAGGTGCAGATGAGCGCACCATCGCGGCGCCAGTCCACACTGTAGATCGTGTCCGGGTGCACATCTGGGCCCAGAGTCAACACAGCCACTCCCGTGCCCACATCCCACACCAGGATGACGTTGTCACAACCTGCACAGTCCCCCAGGGTCAAACCATAAGCCGCTGCCCTCCTGACACCGCCCCCCCAGCCCCATCCCTCCTCGTCCCCATGGCACCTGCACTGAGCAGCACATTCTGGGCTGTGGGGTGCCAGGCCACGATGCCCACCCGCTTGGTATGGCCCTCCAGGGTGACGACGGGCTCCCGCAAAGGCAGCGTCAGACCTCCATCAGGAATCTCCCACACCTGCAGAAAGGGGAAAGtgagtctctggggttccaaatGTCAGATCCTTCCTGGAGATCCCTCTGAACCCGAGTCCCCAATAGCACGCACCATGACTGTACAGTCCTCAGAGCCACTAGCAATGACATTGTCATTGTGCGGGCACCAGGCAATGTCCAGCACAGGAGCAGTGTGGCCACACACCAGGGGCACGTTCTTGTCCACTCTTCCAGTCTGGGGGACACAGCAAAACCTCTGAAGAAAGCACTTTTGGCCTCCAACCCCAAGCTAACCTCCCCACACCGCTGCAGAGGGGCACAGAGAGGAAGGCTGTGGGTCCCAGTGAGGCCTAGGTTGGGGAGGATTTGTTTGGCTCTTGTCCCAGTACCAGGAGGGCTAGCACAAGATTCTACCCATCTCTATTTCAATGTCATGTTTTCAGAGGGCCAGCACCTCAGCCACCCTCCCTGAGTGAAGCCTCCAGGGCACCACAGGCCAGGCCTTGGGCCCAGCACAGGCATAGGGTCAGGGTCCCCCAGAGAAGCTTGTGTGAGTAGGGGACTGTAGGATGTGTTTTGCTGGATAGATGGGGCCCAGAGGCCTGCCTTTCCTGATGCCCCAGGCAGAAGAAGACGTTTGAAAGTGGCCTCTTCCGGGGGCCAGCTGCCTCAACTGTGCTTCCTGTGTAGAGAGCCATGCAGGGTGCAGACCCAGCTCTCACCCCAACAACCActtcctcttctctttgcttCCATCGGCCCTTTTAAGGTAACAACTTGGGGCCCAATGTCCCCTTCCTGTCTTGCTCCCTAAAGAGCCCAGGAATGTGCTGGGGTGCAGCAGGCTTAGAGGGTGGGCAGAGACTTCTGCCTCATCCTCTCCTGTGAGCTGGGGGTTTTACTTGCTGAGTCCTCAAGGACTCAGCTTGGAGTCCTTGTCCCTGAGAACACCGCTGCACTTGCCCTAACCTTCTCAAAGCTCAGTGTTTGCTTCTGAAGGCAGAAAAACCCAGGCTGTGACGTGGGAGACCTGGCATGCCTGTGTGGCACCCCCAATGTTATCCTCAAGAGCCCAGACACATCCGCCCCTGGTTAGTAGTACAGACGGTGAGACACTGAGGCCCAGGGCGGTTTGGTGATGGCTACCTCCTTGGAACCTCCTTGGTGCCACTGCTCCCAGGCTCCAGAGACTCACCTTGCATAGGGGCAGCACCAGGAAGGCCCCTCCCCCACTGGCCTCACAGATCAGGGCCACAAACTTTGGGTTGACAGCACAGAAGCCACTATCCCAGGTGGTCTGTGAGACGCGTACATCCTCATAGCACTGGTCGGCCTTGGCTGGCTGTCCAAACACATGGCGGAACTTGCTGGAACGGACCACCTGCCGCAGGCTCATCCTGGGGACACAGGTTGCAAGCTTTTCTCCTGTTCAGTCAACTCTGACCTTGTCAGCCTTGTGGTACCCCTTACACTGGCTCTTAGGATCCCAGCACCATATCTAGGATACCTTCCATAACGACAGCCTGCTCATCCTCTAGCAACTCTTTCTCTAGACCCCTGGCCCATCTGTTTCTACCCAAAGGAATGCCAAGCCACCTCTCAATCTTACACCATCAGTCCCTACAATAGCGCCAAGGGGTGGATGTTGACTAACATGCAAAGTGCCTCCTTTCCAGTGATTCAAGTGCTAAGGGCATCAGTCTTGACAGCCCAAAATGGGTTTTCTCCTACTGACCTCTTCCAGAGCCCACATCGCTAACACACACAGCTTGTGGAAGGCAAGGCCAGGCAAGACTGGCTCCCGTAGACAGCTGGCTCAGGCACAGCACGTGGGTGAGTGCGTGGGCACCAGGAGGGGGTGAGGGGCAGGACGGCTTGCTCAGTTGGTTCTGACCACCACAAGCATCAGTGAGTGGATCCCAGCATCTCTTCCCCCATCTTTGCTTCTTACCTCTGTGCCCTTCAGTGCCATCTCCTACCTCCATCAGAACTACACACAGGGAGGGGCTTCCCTGAGGTCCAGCTAAGATGGTTTCCCCTTGTGGCAGGGCAGACAGCCAGTGAAGTCAAGGGAAGACCATTTCTTCCAGGGCTTGAAGGGCCCCATCATGGTGCCCACCCCCACCACCTTCCTGCTCAGTGAAGGGGCCCGAGTCATCCGGGAGAAGACATCCTTCCCAGAGCCTCagcccacctccccagcctcaccCATCTGGTCTGCCTTCGTACCTAGCCCCTTCTTACTGGGACTCCAGCCCGCCTCACCCATCCTGGTACCCTCAAGGAGGCTCCCACGCTCTGCCTGTCCAGAAAGCTGGTAAAGAGCACGAATGACGTCCCCCAAGCCAAGGAAGGGGGGACGTTAGGCTCAGGTGAGCAGCCTGGGTCTGAGAGAAGAGAGCCCCAACCCAGAGATGCGAGCAGGAAGCCGTGCCCCACCCAGGTACCAGGCCCGGAAACCACGGAAAGGGGAACTtggtcttttcttgttttgttttcaaccCTTTCCTGTCTCCAAGCTCAGGGCAGCTACTCCGTTTACTCCACCATGgcacccctccacccccactgcCCAGAAACTCTCTTCTTGGGGAGAGAGGTCGTGAGGCCAGCTGCCCCTCCATCTCGACCGCGGTGGTCCTTCGCCCCACCTCAGAGCACTGTGCCCCCCGCCCCCGCTGGTCCCTGGCACCGCTCGGGCACTGGGTCCCCGGGGAGGGGCTGCCACCCGGGCAGAGCCGGTGGCGCTGATGACAGCGCCCGCCGCCCCCACGCTCGCGCCCGCCCCACAGGTGGCTCCCGGGGGACCCAGGCTCACCTGCTGCCCGGAGATTAGCGTGACCCCCCAAgcggaggaggaaggagaggagaggaaggcgCTGGAGGCCGGCCCGCGGAGGATGCTCTGTCAAGACAATGAATGAGAAGCGGCCGAGCGCCGGCCTCCGCGGGCTGGCAGCGCCCCTTTGGGGCGGAGCTCCGGCGGGGGCCGGCCTGCgcgcggcggcgggcggcgggcggcgggcgctgCGGACCGCCGGCCCCGAGCCGAGCGGGGTCTTCTAATGTCGAAACACCCCGGGTACCTCCCGCAGCCATCCCCAGCTTCCTCGAGCTCCTTTCCGAAGGCCGGCGCCCTCCCGATCCGGAGAGGACCCCCACCCTCCCCGCCGCAGGGACCGAGCCAGGGCTCCGCGCTTGCCCCCGCTCCTGTCCGCGCTCCTGGGTGGCCTGTGTCCCCGCACGTCTCCCGGCCGCAGGTCTCCCTCCAGGCCACTCTTGTCTGTGTCTCAGGGTTGAGGCCAGGAACCAGTGAAGCAGCTGGCATCACGGGGCCCTTGCTTTGTGCGCCGGGCTGCCACCCTCCAAGACCGCAGTCTCGGAGGAGATGGGAGCGGCCGCGGTTCTGCGGCTGCAGAGCAGACAGGAGCCAGCAGGATGTCCCGCTCAAAAATACCAAGTGTCCATTCCCATCCTTGGGCTGGGCAGCAGGAGGAGGTCACAGGCAGCACACGAGGGCAAGGAAGTGGGTTGACTCCTGGCTGTCGTTCCTCTGCGTGACCTCGGGCTTGCTTTTCCCTGTGTAATCATTTTACTTGCCTCACACGGAGATGACTTTTACTAAAATACTCCAAGGAGAGCCTAAAAAGCGCATCTGTAGAGCCACAGGTGCTAGCGATAAATTTTAGCCctgggctggcgggatggcttagcggttaaagcgtttgcctgcaaagcctaacagactcgggttcaattccccaagacccacaaaaaccaggatttcttttgcagtggctagaggccctggcgtgcctattccctctcctcccccctcctttctctctttcaaataaataaattattttaagtttaaaaagaaaattctagccCTTACAGCTAGGTAAGGTGGAGGGAAGCAGAGGCAAAAGGGAggttgtgagtttcaggccagcctaggctggagcaagactgtaccttaaaaaaaaaaaaaaaaaggccgaaggctggagagatggcttagtagttaaggtgctggcctgtgaatcctaaggatccaagtttgataccccagtacccatgtaagccagatgcacaaggtggcttatgcgtctggatttcttttgcagtggctgaggccccagtgGGACCtccctcactatctgcctcttcctctctctctctctcttaaacaaatttaaaaaaatacccaagtgcccattctctcactatctgcctcttcctctttctctctcttaaaacaaaacaaaaaaaccccaaaactttaGTTTGTACTACTCTTGTCTCTCACTGAAGATTTGGACTGGACCTAAGAAGATAAGGAAGAGCACCAGGCATGGCTAGAGGAGGCTGGGGAGGCTAAGAGACAGCCCGGTAAAGACATTCATTGTGAGGACTTGCAAGGACGCTAGACGGGGTGGCATGcactgcagcactcaggaggctgagacaggacgattatgagctcaaggccaggccTGGTGTgctatatctatatatcatctatatctatatctatatctatatctatatctatatctatatctatatctatatctatatctatatctatatctatatctatatctatatctatatctggcACCACCTATatctatatagcaagaccctgtcagaagaaaggagaagaggaaaagaaggaggaggaggaaggaagggttgtTGTTAATTCACGGAAGAGGTTGTTCAAGGAGAAGCAAGGGTCTGGCTCAAGTCCTACCTCCACCACTGATTAGCTGTGGGATCTTGGGTGAACGGCCTGCTCTCTCCAAACCTTACTTTCATCATCTGTACATAGGAGACAAGTAAGGCGTGTCTTGCCCACCTTACAGCTAAAGAGGCTCAAGTGAGGCAATGTACAACAAAGTGTTCTACAGTTAAACTCAGTCCTAAAACTCTTAAGAACGGTATCATGCCTGAGGATATGTGACTGTGGGCAGGTACTGTGATGTGCAGTCTCCAACTTACGTGATAAAAATAACAGCTAGTGGTGCTCAGTTGACATAGAGCTCACCTAGCACGAAGGAAACactgggtttggtccccagcaccacataaaccgtggcacatgcctgtgatcccagcactcaggaggaaaaggcaagagaatcacaagttcaagtcatccttggctacatagataatttgaggccagtctgggctacgtgagaccctatttcaaagaaagaaagaaagaaagaaagaaagaaagaaagaaagaaggaaggaaggaaggaaggaaggaaggaaggaaggaaggaaggaaagagggagggagggagggagggagggagggagggagagagagagagagagagagagagagagagagagagagagagagagagaaagaaagaaagaaagaaagaaagaaaggtagatgTAGATAGAATGAACACAGATAACAGTGTTTACTGAGCAGCTATGTG is a window from the Jaculus jaculus isolate mJacJac1 chromosome 12, mJacJac1.mat.Y.cur, whole genome shotgun sequence genome containing:
- the Coro1a gene encoding coronin-1A, with the protein product MSLRQVVRSSKFRHVFGQPAKADQCYEDVRVSQTTWDSGFCAVNPKFVALICEASGGGAFLVLPLCKTGRVDKNVPLVCGHTAPVLDIAWCPHNDNVIASGSEDCTVMVWEIPDGGLTLPLREPVVTLEGHTKRVGIVAWHPTAQNVLLSAGCDNVILVWDVGTGVAVLTLGPDVHPDTIYSVDWRRDGALICTSCRDKRVRVIEPRKGTIVAEKDRPHEGTRPVHAVFVSEGKILTTGFSRMSERQVALWDTKHLEEPLSLQELDTSSGVLLPFFDPDTNIVYLCGKGDSSIRYFEITSEAPFLHYLSMFSSKESQRGMGYMPKRGLEVNKCEIARFYKLHERRCEPIAMTVPRKSDLFQEDLYPPTAGPDPALTAEEWLGGQDAGPLLISLKDGYVPPKSRELRVNRGLDSTRKRATAEASGPPSSETMSRLEEEMRKLQATVQDLQKRLDRLEETVQAK